One window of the Colletotrichum destructivum chromosome 4, complete sequence genome contains the following:
- a CDS encoding Putative proline racemase family, with the protein MSVPSFIRPLVGSEIRTVEMHTSGEPARIVYAGYPDIPGTLLEQRSLARSRLDHVRRSIVYEPRGHRDMYAAVLRPRTELVDEGRAHMGALFLTHEGYGVMCGHATIALGRFLVDCDDETVFPRRRDLEFDEERKQVEVRLHAPVGLVRVTVPTVMVDGAWRTDTSRLITFLSVPTLATAVDLSVSIPPSMRWAELGGGGGGAQVTVDVGFGGAFYAVVRASALGFPASLAKPDVEGLSNAAKRLKQAFNASPDLQARLHNPDDGDPQYMYGVMVTDAGSGDEAPAAPGSGGAETGLYFFGDQQIDRSPTGSVVQARVALAVAKGERKTGESWTYHSLVSRAVGGYRSAFVGTPVEEVEVGGSKAWRVEVSGRAFYVGSSTFVAEEEDDVGRGFSFQSLSLGS; encoded by the exons ATGAGCGTTCCTTCCTTCATTCGACCCCTTGTGGGCTCCGAGATACGAACCGTCGAAATGCACACCTCGGGCGAGCCGGCGCGCATCGTGTACGCCGGATACCCCGACATCCC CGGCACGCTCCTGGAACAGCGCTCGCTGGCCCGCTCTCGACTCGACCATGTCCGCCGCAGCATCGTCTACGAGCCGCGCGGCCACCGGGACATGTACGCCGCCGTCCTAAGACCGCGCACGGAGCTGGTGGACGAGGGGAGGGCGCACATGGGCGCGCTGTTCCTGACGCACGAGGGGTACGGCGTCATGTGCGGCCacgccaccatcgccctcggcaggttcctcgtcgactgcgacgacgagaccgtcTTCCCGCGGCGCAGGGACCTCGAgttcgacgaggagaggaagcAGGTCGAGGTCCGCCTGCATGCCCCCGTGGGGCTCGTTCGCGTAACGGTCCCGACTGTCATGGTGGACGGGGCTTGGAGGACGGACACCAGCCGTCTAATCACGTTCCTCTCCGTGCCCACGTTGGCGACGGCAGTAGACCTCTCCGTCTCGATCCCGCCAAGCATGCGGTGGGCCGagttgggcggcggcggcggcggtgcaCAGGTGACagtcgacgtcggcttcggcggcgcgTTCTACGCCGTCGTCCGCGCCTCCGCGCTGGGGTTCCCTGCTTCACTCGCGAAGCCCGACGTTGAGGGGCTGAGCAACGCCGCCAAGAGGTTAAAACAGGCGTTTAACGCCTCTCCCGACCTACAGGCCCGTCTGCACAACCCGGACGACGGTGATCCGCAATACATGTACGGCGTCATGGTCACGGACGCGGGCAGCGGCGATGAAGCccccgcggcgccgggcaGCGGGGGCGCGGAGACGGGGCTGTACTTCTTTGGCGACCAGCAGATCGACCGGAGCCCGACCGGCTCTGTCGTGCAGGCGAGGGTGGCCCTGGCCGTGGCCAAGGGCGAGAGGAAGACGGGGGAGTCGTGGACGTATCACAGCCTGGTCTCGAGGGCTGTCGGGGGCTACAGAAGCGCCTTTGTCGGCACGCCAgtggaggaggtcgaggtcggcgggaGCAAGGCGTGGAGGGTCGAGGTCAGCGGCAGGGCGTTTTATGTCGGGTCGAGCACGTTTgtggcggaagaggaggacgatgtaGGCAGGGGGTTTTCGTTCCAGTCGTTGAGCCTAGGAAGCTGA
- a CDS encoding Putative bromodomain, NET domain, Bromodomain-like superfamily, NET domain superfamily protein, with translation MAVMASPQSERAASDQKPAESTPVKETSKSGTNGQAGSAEKSDDKAEKPEESPAVNGDSKGDEPQTSDDADVSVPKDKNTEMDAPAKELVEGSAKGSPKDADKSSEQPKSVEPEVQTKDPKAPSKSASPAPAESSKDVDMSDAPEEKSEKKSEEKKDDKTDDKSDEKSTEKTAEASEPAKSATEPQDVEMTQDEEKVNGTNKGVSSPLTSAAPSQEVDLQPASLSQLAIDSDKDKSSKPSDTDVPMTEAPAPASKISREREDDVDAEPAPKRAKTDSNDGASTGGAESTVEVKPQGAQDDLSKGESALDDLPLWNDPERDPKPLTSHQTREFRKVLAGVKKTKHGAHFKDAVVKMWPSLADSYVMRVNNPMDIGELERNLRDSKYSTLRQFKDDLGKIYKNSVIFNGVNNEITFAALSVVKLAWTRVCDIPSAEPAKSKPVPKPSRHSESRTSAPPPPVRRQPSIPAASPPAKAEAEAYAVPPGGVPQVRRASTQNDLDRPKRAIQPTKNRDPDYSAKNFNRKKLPIELQFAYEVLGELMDPKNSHCNFPFLNPVDPVALAIPTYFTIIKRPMDLGTIMGKLKNYDYQNIKEFQTDIKQVFKNCYKFNQPGQPVYEQGQQLEVIFRSLWSKKEQWITKHTPAKPVSDVSSRESEDEAEEEEEEAPATTVDNATNKTIQMLEKRLEEETKNLAQLYKTADIAGDTMIDLSQSLISTIRSRILQEKQNLVAQKPAKTAKAKPPKPTKQKASSAPSKKAAAAPGPKKGGGSVSKKPKQRSMTQPEKDAIANAINDLESPHIERAIDIIKKDTGQSENSSGELELEIDQLTNEALHKLWDLCKKALPTFANGLAPAPAREASPVNTPPSKSAGKSTKPKKNKPMNAQEQEARIAELERLRNMYDGNPQGDQERPGSSGRANEAPIHDHDSESSDDSEEE, from the exons ATGGCAGTCATGGCGTCACCTCAATCAGAACGCGCCGCCTCGGATCAGAAGCCCGCCGAGTCCACACCGGTCAAGGAGACCAGCAAGTCTGGAACGAACGG CCAAGCCGGATCTGCCGAGAAGAgcgacgacaaggccgagaaaCCCGAGGAGTCACCCGCTGTCAATGGCGATAGCAAAGGTGACGAGCCCCAGACGTCGGACGATGCGGACGTGAGTGTGCCTAAAGACAAGAACACCGAAATGGATGCACCTGCCAAGGAATTGGTTGAGGGATCAGCCAAAGGATCACCGAAGGATGCAGACAAATCATCTGAGCAGCCCAAGTCAGTAGAGCCCGAGGTCCAGACAAAGGACCCGAAGGCGCCCAGCAAGTCTGCGagccccgcccccgccgagTCATCCAAGGACGTGGACATGAGCGACGCGCCCGAGGAGAAGTCGGAAAAGAAGTcagaggagaagaaggacgacaagacggaCGACAAGTCAGACGAGAAGTCGACCGAGAAGACGGCTGAGGCATCCGAACCTGCCAAGAGCGCGACAGAGCCCCAGGATGTCGAGATGACCCAGGACGAGGAAAAGGTGAACGGCACAAACAAGGGAGTGTCATCGCCCCTTACTTCGGCCGCGCCTTCACAAGAGGTAGATCTGCAACCTGCAAGCTTGTCGCAACTGGCCATTGACAGTGACAAGGACAAGTCTTCCAAGCCTTCGGATACCGATGTGCCCATGACCGaggctccggctccggcgaGCAAGATCTCccgcgagagagaagacgacgTTGATGCCGAGCCTGCGCCTAAGCGCGCCAAGACGGATTCCAACGACGGAGCTTCGACTGGAGGTGCCGAGTCCACGGTCGAGGTGAAGCCGCAGGGCGCGCAGGACGATCTGAGCAAGGGCGAAtcggccctcgacgacctccccCTTTGGAACGACCCCGAACGCGACCCGAAACCTCTCACCTCTCACCAGACGCGAGAGTTCCGCAAGGTGCTGGCAGGcgtgaagaagacgaagcaTGGCGCCCACTTCAAGGACGCCGTTGTCAAGATGTGGCCCAGTCTTGCTGACAGCTATGTCATGCGTGTTAACAACCCCATGGAcatcggcgagctcgagcgCAACCTTCGCGACAGCAAATATAGCACCCTGCGTCAGTTCAAGGATGACCTCGGCAAGATTTACAAGAACTCTGTCATCTTCAACGGCGTCAACAACGAGATCACATTTGCTGCCCTCAGTGTTGTCAAGCTCGCCTGGACCCGCGTCTGCGACATCCCTTCCGCCGAACCCGCCAAGTCGAAGCCAGTACCGAAGCCCTCGCGCCACTCCGAGTCACGAACATCcgcccctccgcccccggTGCGCAGACAGCCTAGCATTCCTGCTGCGAGCCCTCCGGCGAAGGCCGAGGCTGAGGCTTATGCCGTTCCTCCCGGAGGCGTGCCGCAGGTCCGCCGCGCCTCTACGCAGAACGACTTGGACCGGCCCAAGCGCGCCATTCAACCCACGAAGAACCGCGATCCCGACTACTCCGCCAAGAACTTCAACAGGAAGAAGCTGCCCATCGAGCTTCAGTTTGCCTACGAGGTGTTGGGCGAGTTGATGGATCCTAAGAATTCCCATTGCAACTTCCCGTTCCTCAATCCGGTGGACCCTGTTGCACTCGCAATTCCCACCTACTTCACCATCATCAAGCGACCCATGGACTTGGGTACCATCATGGGCAAGCTCAAGAACTACGACTACCAGAACATCAAGGAATTCCAGACCGACATTAAGCAAGTCTTCAAGAACTGCTACAAGTTCAATCAACCAGGCCAGCCGGTCTACGAACAAGGACAGCAGCTGGAGGTCATCTTCAGAAGTTTGTGGTCAAAGAAGGAGCAATGGATCACCAAACATACTCCGGCTAAGCCTGTCTCTGACGTTTCGAGTCGCGAaagcgaagacgaggccgaggaagaagaggaagaggcacCTGCTACGACAGTTGACAACGCGACCAACAAGACGATCCAGATGCTCGAGAAACGGCTGGAAGAGGAGACTAAGAATCTTGCACAGCTCTACAAGACAGCCGATATCGCTGGCGACACCATGATCGACCTCTCGCAATCCCTCATCAGCACCATTCGGTCGCGCATCCTGCAGGAGAAGCAGAACCTCGTGGCCCAAAAGCCAGCCAAGACAGCCAAGGCCaagccgccgaagccgaccaAGCAGAAGGCCAGCAGCGCCCCCAGCAAGAAGGCGGCCGCGGCTCCCGGGCCGAAGAAGGGCGGAGGCAGTGTGTCCAAGAAGCCCAAGCAGCGTAGCATGACCCAGCCTGAGAAGGACGCCATCGCGAATGCCATTAATGACCTGGAGAGTCCGCACATTGAACGCGCGATTGATATTATCAAGAAGGACACTGGTCAATCG GAGAACAGCAGCGGagagctcgagctcgagatcGATCAACTTACCAACGAGGCGCTCCACAAGCTGTGGGATCTCTGCAAAAAGGCATTGCCCACGTTCGCTAACGGCCTCGCGCCTGCACCGGCTCGCGAAGCGTCGCCTGTTAACACTCCTCCCTCCAAGTCGGCGGGCAAATCCaccaagcccaagaagaacaagccCATGAACGCCCAGGAGCAAGAAgcccgcatcgccgagctggagagGCTTCGCAACATGTATGATGGAAATCCTCAGGGTGATCAAGAGCGCCCTGGCAGTTCCGGTCGTGCGAATGAAGCACCTATTCATGACCACGACAGCGAGTCGTCGGACGACTCAGAAGAGGAGTAA
- a CDS encoding Putative alpha/beta hydrolase-1, epoxide hydrolase codes for MFEGFQPFTVTTQASPAVTIFGIKSGDSSSPLPPLLLLHGCPQSHHIWHRVAEQVVDRYTVVAVDIRGYGRSSKPEGVESYAKSVMARDCVTVMDHLGYAGKPFFVCAHDRGARVAHKLCVDSPDRVRAVVLLDICPTLVMYKTTDFRFARAYFHWFFFIQQAPLPEELIGASPKRFAELFMLGRDPRSITVFGQDNFDYYVSVLEQPESVHAMCNDYRASATLDLEEAEADLAAGRLIRSPLLVLWGKQGVIEECFDAVKEWQAVTSEDISVKGYSVESGHYIPEQAPDDVVKAITEFLV; via the coding sequence ATGTTTGAAGGCTTCCAACCGTTCACCGTCACCACGCAggcctcgccggcggtgaCCATTTTCGGCATCAAGAGCGGCGAttcgtcctcgccgctgccgcccctcctcctcctccacggcTGCCCCCAGAGCCACCACATATGGCACCGCGTGGCCGAGCAGGTCGTCGACCGGtacaccgtcgtcgccgtcgacatccGCGGCTACGGCCGCTCCTCGAAgcccgagggcgtcgagtcCTACGCCAAGAGCGTCATGGCCCGCGACTGCGTGACCGTCATGGACCACCTCGGCTACGCCGGCAAGCCCTTCTTCGTCTGCGCCCACGACCGCGGCGCCCGCGTCGCCCACAAGCTCTGCGTCGACAGCCCCGACcgcgtccgcgccgtcgtcctcctcgacatcTGCCCGACGCTCGTCATGTACAAGACGACCGACTTCCGCTTCGCCCGCGCCTACTTCCACTggttcttcttcatccagcAGGCGCCCCTGCCCGAGGAGCTCATCGGCGCGTCGCCCAAACGCTTCGCTGAGCTGTTCATGCTCGGCCGCGACCCGCGCTCAATCACCGTCTTTGGCCAGGACAACTTCGACTACTACGTCAGCGTGCTGGAGCAGCCCGAGTCGGTGCACGCCATGTGCAACGACTACCGCGCGAGCGCGACGCTggacctcgaggaggccgaggccgacctcgccgccgggcgCCTGATCCGGTCCCCGCTTTTGGTGCTCTGGGGCAAGCAGGGCGTCATCGAGGAGTgcttcgacgccgtcaaggagtGGCAGGCCGTCACGAGCGAGGACATCTCGGTGAAGGGTTACAGCGTCGAGTCCGGCCACTACATCCCGGAGCAGGCGCCGGACGACGTTGTCAAGGCCATCACCGAGTTCCTGGTTTAG